Genomic window (Spirochaetales bacterium):
ACCCATCATGAGTTGTATCCCCTCGATACCGAGCATCTTTGCGATATTCGGTCCATGGATATCGATATCCATAAGGCCGACGTTCCGGTCCCTGAGGGCGAGTGCGTAGGCGAGATTCACCGATATTGTCGTTTTCCCGACGCCTCCCTTGCCGCTCAAGACGATGAGTTTATGTTTTATTTTTCCGACATTGCGCTTGAGTCGTTGTTCCTGTTCCATCTGCTGCTTTTTTTGATCTTCCATTCGTTACCTCTTGCATCGTTATTCGCTGCCATACTATACCATTATTTACTAACAATGAAAACCATTTTCAGGAACCGGTGAGTAAAAATATGACGCCGATATATTATCCGCAATGGCACACGATGCCCGCCCCGGTGAGACATGGGTATCCGCCGCCGCATGAACGGCACAACAGGAGGCCGTCTTTTTTCACCGTTTTCGTTTCCATGACCTCTTCCCCGCACCGGTCGCACCTGAGGCTGTTCACCATGGGGGCATACGGCGGAAGCGTCACCGGCACCTCCCTGACGATGAAGAGCGAATCTGAGGGATACGAAAGGATACCGAAGGAGGCCTCCCTTCCCTTTTCCTTGAAATCGGCCATATCCTTCTCGTCGCCGCCGCGTTCTCTGACAACACGGTCAAACAGAAGCGAGTAGACGGGAAAATCTTTCTGCAGAATTTCCCTGAAAGCGGGTTTGACCATGATCCGCAGCCCTTCCGGCTTCCCGCGATGTGCAAGGGTAACCGCCGTTTTCCCGATGTCGCGGTAGATGAGAGAATTGTTGCCGAAGGTGCACCCGGTTACGGCCTGTATGCCGTCGGCGAAACAGCTGTTCACCTCGATAACGGCGCACAGGCCCTCCATACCGTCGGCTATTGACGAGGCTATCCGTTTCATGCCCGTAACCGCGGCATACACGCCCAGGCTAAGGCCGGGGCAGAAGTGGCCGTGGAGTTTTCCCGCTTCGGAAAGACATCCTGCGAGGTCGTTCGAACCGATGAGGACGGCCATGGGGCTGCGGGGATTCGTGAGGCACCAGTCGCGCCCCGTTTTTTCCCCGTCGATTTCGTCGAAGACCTTCGCATACGGCTTGATGTCGTAGACCGGCGATCCGTCCACCGCGTCGAGCCCGCTTACCGAAAGCACCTCGCCCTCGATCTTGAGCAGCTTGACCGTGGTCACCCCGAGGGGACTCGGGCGGTTCGGG
Coding sequences:
- a CDS encoding SAM-dependent methyltransferase; translation: PNRPSPLGVTTVKLLKIEGEVLSVSGLDAVDGSPVYDIKPYAKVFDEIDGEKTGRDWCLTNPRSPMAVLIGSNDLAGCLSEAGKLHGHFCPGLSLGVYAAVTGMKRIASSIADGMEGLCAVIEVNSCFADGIQAVTGCTFGNNSLIYRDIGKTAVTLAHRGKPEGLRIMVKPAFREILQKDFPVYSLLFDRVVRERGGDEKDMADFKEKGREASFGILSYPSDSLFIVREVPVTLPPYAPMVNSLRCDRCGEEVMETKTVKKDGLLLCRSCGGGYPCLTGAGIVCHCG